Proteins encoded in a region of the Onthophagus taurus isolate NC chromosome 10, IU_Otau_3.0, whole genome shotgun sequence genome:
- the LOC111428269 gene encoding endocuticle structural glycoprotein SgAbd-8-like translates to MFKLVISVCVLAIVSADVAFLRNNQNPQFRILRQEQDIDPSGSYRWAYETENGIAAQEQGSLQQSRSTQEAGIAAQGSYSYTSPEGVPVNVVYVADENGFQPQGDILPTPPPIPAAIARALEWIRTHPQQPEQPKYKF, encoded by the exons ATGTTCAAATTA GTAATTTCTGTCTGTGTTTTGGCGATCGTTTCCGCCGATGTGGCCTTTTTAAGAAACAACCAAAATCCTCAATTTCGCATCTTGAGACAAGAACAAGATATTGACCCATCTGGTTCTTATAGATGGGCTTATGAGACTGAAAATGGAATTGCCGCCCAAGAACAAGGTAGTCTTCAACAAAGTCGCTCAACCCAAGAAGCCGGAATAGCTGCTCAAGGTTCTTATAGTTACACATCCCCCGAAGGAGTTCCGGTTAACGTAGTTTACGTAGCCGATGAAAACGGTTTCCAACCACAAGGAGATATCTTACCTACACCACCACCAATTCCAGCTGCCATCGCTAGGGCTTTAGAGTGGATTAGGACTCATCCTCAACAACCAGAACAACCAAAATATAAATTCTAg